One window of Bacteroidales bacterium genomic DNA carries:
- a CDS encoding helix-turn-helix transcriptional regulator — protein MGNLSLDIEKLEFAAGKLRAIAHPMRIAIIDMLDQNKRMSVTEIYHALNIEQAAASHHLNILKNNKVLISKREGKKIFYSLKSTTLTEIIQCINRCNED, from the coding sequence ATGGGAAATTTATCGCTTGACATTGAAAAGCTCGAATTTGCTGCCGGCAAATTGAGAGCCATCGCTCACCCTATGCGTATAGCAATTATTGATATGTTAGATCAAAATAAGCGTATGAGTGTAACAGAAATATATCATGCGTTAAATATAGAGCAAGCTGCTGCTTCTCACCATTTAAACATATTAAAAAACAACAAAGTGCTTATCTCTAAACGTGAGGGAAAAAAGATTTTTTACTCTTTAAAAAGCACTACTCTAACAGAAATTATTCAATGTATTAATCGTTGTAATGAAGATTAA
- the ade gene encoding adenine deaminase, which yields MNILKGHIVDIIAGKIFKGELHIEGAKIKTIIPNPEITESQYILPGLIDSHIHVESSMLIPSEFARLASIHGTVATVSDPHEIANVLGIEGVKFMIENGNKVPFKFYFGAPSCVPATPFESSGASLGPEEVDELLQMDEVKYLAEMMNFPGVLNDDKEVFAKLSSAKKYNKPVDGHAPGLKGNDAEKYAQAGISTDHECFTTEEALDKMKSGMFVQIREGSAARNFESLIELMGEYSDKIMLCSDDKHPNDLEKGHINQLIKRSLTKGYDLISILKSCTLNPIKHYKLDVGMLQIGDDADLIVIDNPENFNVLKTYVRGQLIAENGKTLIESIKESTPNLFVAKPLALSDLQVKPQTGKLKVIEAVDGQLITHLVHDKALIDKNNVISNIENDVLKIVVLNRYEPSKPAIGFIRGFGFKEGAIASSVAHDSHNIIAVGTSDQELLAAINLIIRETGGVSWVKDKEQMILSLPVAGIMSNADGFKIARQYADIDKKAKGLGGNLGAPFMTLSFMALLVIPEIKLSDKGLFDGNKFSFTELFN from the coding sequence ATGAACATATTAAAAGGTCATATTGTCGATATAATCGCGGGAAAAATATTTAAAGGTGAACTCCATATAGAAGGAGCCAAAATAAAGACCATAATTCCCAATCCCGAAATTACTGAAAGTCAATATATTTTACCCGGACTTATAGATTCTCATATCCATGTTGAAAGTTCTATGCTTATTCCTTCGGAATTTGCACGCTTAGCATCTATCCATGGTACTGTTGCTACCGTTTCCGATCCTCACGAAATTGCTAATGTTTTAGGAATAGAGGGAGTGAAATTTATGATTGAAAACGGAAACAAAGTTCCATTTAAGTTTTACTTTGGAGCTCCTTCCTGCGTTCCTGCCACCCCTTTTGAAAGCTCAGGAGCATCTCTTGGACCTGAGGAAGTAGATGAACTTTTACAAATGGATGAGGTAAAATATTTGGCAGAAATGATGAATTTCCCCGGGGTTTTAAATGACGATAAAGAAGTTTTCGCTAAACTTTCAAGCGCAAAAAAATACAACAAACCTGTTGACGGTCATGCTCCGGGATTAAAAGGAAATGATGCTGAAAAATATGCACAAGCCGGCATTTCAACCGATCATGAATGCTTTACAACAGAAGAAGCATTAGATAAAATGAAAAGCGGTATGTTTGTTCAGATTAGGGAAGGAAGTGCTGCCAGAAATTTTGAATCGCTGATTGAGCTAATGGGCGAATATAGCGATAAAATAATGCTTTGTTCAGACGATAAACATCCTAACGATCTGGAAAAAGGGCATATTAATCAACTGATAAAAAGATCACTAACCAAAGGCTATGATTTAATAAGCATATTAAAAAGCTGCACACTAAACCCAATAAAACATTATAAACTTGATGTGGGAATGTTACAAATCGGCGATGATGCAGACCTTATTGTGATTGACAATCCTGAAAATTTCAATGTCTTAAAAACCTATGTACGCGGACAATTAATTGCCGAAAATGGTAAAACATTAATTGAATCTATAAAAGAGTCTACTCCAAATCTTTTTGTAGCAAAACCCTTAGCACTTTCCGATTTACAAGTAAAACCACAAACAGGAAAACTAAAAGTTATTGAAGCTGTAGACGGACAATTAATTACACATTTAGTACACGATAAAGCTTTGATAGATAAAAATAATGTTATAAGCAATATTGAAAATGACGTATTAAAAATTGTTGTTTTAAATCGCTATGAGCCTTCAAAACCCGCTATTGGTTTTATTCGAGGATTTGGATTCAAAGAAGGAGCTATTGCGTCCAGCGTGGCTCACGACAGCCACAATATTATTGCCGTTGGAACAAGCGACCAAGAATTACTTGCTGCTATTAACCTAATTATCAGAGAAACAGGTGGCGTTTCTTGGGTGAAAGATAAAGAACAAATGATACTCTCCTTACCCGTTGCAGGAATAATGTCGAATGCCGATGGCTTTAAAATAGCAAGACAATATGCAGATATAGACAAAAAAGCAAAAGGATTAGGAGGAAATTTAGGGGCGCCTTTTATGACACTTTCGTTTATGGCTTTACTTGTTATTCCAGAAATTAAATTAAGTGACAAAGGCTTGTTCGATGGAAATAAGTTTTCATTCACCGAATTATTCAATTAG